The following proteins are encoded in a genomic region of Gossypium hirsutum isolate 1008001.06 chromosome D05, Gossypium_hirsutum_v2.1, whole genome shotgun sequence:
- the LOC107903659 gene encoding transcription factor TCP4 isoform X1: MVMEMESINGGAFWESEQYLVSLWWEKYSQEEQISKQKDFGAKSIEHARKMGENHHQAAATSSRLRIKHVGGEIVEVQGGHIVRSTGRKDRHSKVCTAKGPRDRRVRLSAHTAIQFYDVQDRLGYDRPSKAVDWLIKKAKSAIDELAELPPWNPLDATISTKKPNNQEDLNTSTATNNEFHIENLAAGSGSQCVQQHEMGDNLNNNSGFLPASLVSDEIADTMKSFFPLGASSETPPSSSLQFQDYPPDLLSRTSSHSQDLRLSLQSFPEPILLHHHEHHAAATAQAHHSESVLFSGTTPLAGFDGSNAGWEHHQQQQPVEIGRFQRLFAWNSSGGDAGGGNGGGFIFGTPSQQSLPLTFGQNSQFFSQRGPLQSSNTPLVRAWIDQPIDEHHHHHQIPQNIHQQAALSSMGFTTSGVYSGFRVPSRIQGQEEEHDNIANKLSSASSDSHH; this comes from the exons ATGGTGATGGAAATGGAATCAATCAATGGCGGGGCCTTTTGGGAGAGTGAACAGTATTTGGTTTCATTGTGGTGGGAAAAGTACAGTCAAGAAGAGCAGATTAGTAAGCAGAAAG aTTTTGGTGCAAAATCAATCGAACATGCAAGGAAAATGGGAGAAAATCATCACCAAGCTGCTGCAACATCGTCAAGATTGAGGATAAAGCACGTTGGAGGAGAGATCGTTGAGGTTCAAGGAGGTCACATTGTTCGATCAACTGGAAGAAAAGATCGTCACAGTAAAGTTTGTACTGCTAAAGGTCCTCGAGACCGACGAGTTCGTCTCTCGGCTCACACCGCCATCCAGTTTTACGACGTACAGGACCGTCTCGGATACGACCGTCCTAGCAAAGCTGTGGATTGGCTAATAAAAAAAGCCAAATCCGCCATTGACGAGCTCGCCGAGCTTCCTCCATGGAACCCATTGGATGCAACGATTTCAACCAAGAAACCCAATAACCAAGAAGACCTAAACACATCAACAGCAACAAACAATGAATTTCACATCGAAAACCTTGCTGCTGGGTCTGGTTCTCAATGCGTTCAGCAGCACGAAATGGGAGATAACTTGAATAATAATTCGGGTTTTCTTCCAGCTTCTTTAGTTTCTGATGAGATTGCTGATACTATGAAGTCTTTTTTTCCATTGGGAGCTTCTAGTGAGACGCCGCCGTCTTCTTCATTACAATTTCAGGATTACCCGCCGGACTTGTTGTCAAGGACGAGCAGCCATAGTCAAGATCTGCGGCTTTCGCTTCAGTCATTTCCGGAGCCAATTCTTTTGCATCACCATGAACACCATGCTGCTGCTACAGCTCAGGCGCACCATAGTGAATCTGTTCTATTCTCTGGAACCACCCCATTAGCCGGTTTCGATGGGTCTAATGCTGGATGGGAGCACCACCAGCAGCAGCAACCGGTGGAGATTGGGAGGTTTCAGAGATTGTTTGCTTGGAATAGCAGTGGTGGTGATGCTGGTGGTGGCAATGGCGGTGGATTTATCTTTGGCACTCCATCGCAACAGTCATTGCCACTGACTTTTGGCCAAAACAGCCAGTTTTTTTCTCAGAGGGGACCCCTTCAGTCCAGTAACACACCCTTGGTTCGTGCTTGGATAGACCAGCCAATTGATGaacaccatcatcatcatcaaatcCCACAAAACATCCATCAACAAGCTGCTTTATCTAGCATGGGATTCACCACATCTGGTGTATACTCCGGTTTTCGCGTTCCGTCACGAATTCAGGGCCAAGAGGAGGAGCATGACAACATTGCCAATAAGCTGTCCTCTGCTTCCTCTGATTCTCACCATTGA
- the LOC107903659 gene encoding transcription factor TCP4 isoform X2, producing the protein MVMEMESINGGAFWESEQYLVSLWWEKYSQEEQINFGAKSIEHARKMGENHHQAAATSSRLRIKHVGGEIVEVQGGHIVRSTGRKDRHSKVCTAKGPRDRRVRLSAHTAIQFYDVQDRLGYDRPSKAVDWLIKKAKSAIDELAELPPWNPLDATISTKKPNNQEDLNTSTATNNEFHIENLAAGSGSQCVQQHEMGDNLNNNSGFLPASLVSDEIADTMKSFFPLGASSETPPSSSLQFQDYPPDLLSRTSSHSQDLRLSLQSFPEPILLHHHEHHAAATAQAHHSESVLFSGTTPLAGFDGSNAGWEHHQQQQPVEIGRFQRLFAWNSSGGDAGGGNGGGFIFGTPSQQSLPLTFGQNSQFFSQRGPLQSSNTPLVRAWIDQPIDEHHHHHQIPQNIHQQAALSSMGFTTSGVYSGFRVPSRIQGQEEEHDNIANKLSSASSDSHH; encoded by the exons ATGGTGATGGAAATGGAATCAATCAATGGCGGGGCCTTTTGGGAGAGTGAACAGTATTTGGTTTCATTGTGGTGGGAAAAGTACAGTCAAGAAGAGCAGATTA aTTTTGGTGCAAAATCAATCGAACATGCAAGGAAAATGGGAGAAAATCATCACCAAGCTGCTGCAACATCGTCAAGATTGAGGATAAAGCACGTTGGAGGAGAGATCGTTGAGGTTCAAGGAGGTCACATTGTTCGATCAACTGGAAGAAAAGATCGTCACAGTAAAGTTTGTACTGCTAAAGGTCCTCGAGACCGACGAGTTCGTCTCTCGGCTCACACCGCCATCCAGTTTTACGACGTACAGGACCGTCTCGGATACGACCGTCCTAGCAAAGCTGTGGATTGGCTAATAAAAAAAGCCAAATCCGCCATTGACGAGCTCGCCGAGCTTCCTCCATGGAACCCATTGGATGCAACGATTTCAACCAAGAAACCCAATAACCAAGAAGACCTAAACACATCAACAGCAACAAACAATGAATTTCACATCGAAAACCTTGCTGCTGGGTCTGGTTCTCAATGCGTTCAGCAGCACGAAATGGGAGATAACTTGAATAATAATTCGGGTTTTCTTCCAGCTTCTTTAGTTTCTGATGAGATTGCTGATACTATGAAGTCTTTTTTTCCATTGGGAGCTTCTAGTGAGACGCCGCCGTCTTCTTCATTACAATTTCAGGATTACCCGCCGGACTTGTTGTCAAGGACGAGCAGCCATAGTCAAGATCTGCGGCTTTCGCTTCAGTCATTTCCGGAGCCAATTCTTTTGCATCACCATGAACACCATGCTGCTGCTACAGCTCAGGCGCACCATAGTGAATCTGTTCTATTCTCTGGAACCACCCCATTAGCCGGTTTCGATGGGTCTAATGCTGGATGGGAGCACCACCAGCAGCAGCAACCGGTGGAGATTGGGAGGTTTCAGAGATTGTTTGCTTGGAATAGCAGTGGTGGTGATGCTGGTGGTGGCAATGGCGGTGGATTTATCTTTGGCACTCCATCGCAACAGTCATTGCCACTGACTTTTGGCCAAAACAGCCAGTTTTTTTCTCAGAGGGGACCCCTTCAGTCCAGTAACACACCCTTGGTTCGTGCTTGGATAGACCAGCCAATTGATGaacaccatcatcatcatcaaatcCCACAAAACATCCATCAACAAGCTGCTTTATCTAGCATGGGATTCACCACATCTGGTGTATACTCCGGTTTTCGCGTTCCGTCACGAATTCAGGGCCAAGAGGAGGAGCATGACAACATTGCCAATAAGCTGTCCTCTGCTTCCTCTGATTCTCACCATTGA